A stretch of Brachyhypopomus gauderio isolate BG-103 chromosome 3, BGAUD_0.2, whole genome shotgun sequence DNA encodes these proteins:
- the tbx21 gene encoding T-box transcription factor TBX21, whose product MGGIGCNFYLNMLNGTDAQSLAKDDVSAHLHRSKELDFKMGIQDARLYYQDPVPNGQDALTLPYHADPSVSGFGAQTGRFYSPAPLSNCFSSVRPPTRTDMSRTGQTYGPTGADGYSPSSKEVYTGNSDGFHAHFQHGYPRAPLYSLPGLQVCGKTQVLLNNYPLWAKFHKYQTEMIITKQGRRMFPFLSFNISALEASAHYNVYVDVVLADQHHWRYQGGKWVQCGKAEGNMPGNRTYMHPDSPNTGNHWMRQEVSFGKLKLTNNKGSSNNVAQMIVLQSLHKYQPRLHIVEVKEDGTEDPFLSSKAQTFTFPETQFIAVTAYQNADITQLKIDHNPFAKGFRDNYDTLYAPPDADRLTPSPTEGQPLMSGGCYPHQPYLPEQYMGPLQHSRFYAREPASMAQQGPKEPAAGPHGRWYLPGQQGVPSNRLDFNSFEGDYPANNLYKPFPLQTSPHHPLSYYPDGPFATGPVSSASPATWSPSRPSPQYLGHPHPGKAPAGLGWFRPMSSPAVASSPAGANPHLHPPSLLEPLRLPLLQDKTKEATEETWVEAPSVKSVDSTDSGLFESGESKKRRVSPYASSTENSPPNRSSEALEKDSSSDAGYYGFYAH is encoded by the exons ATGGGCGGCATAGGTTGTAACTTCTATCTCAATATGTTGAATGGAACCGACGCGCAAAGTTTGGCTAAAGACGATGTGAGCGCTCACCTTCACCGGAGCAAGGAGCTAGACTTCAAGATGGGCATCCAGGACGCCAGGTTGTACTATCAAGATCCGGTTCCGAACGGACAGGACGCTTTGACATTGCCGTACCACGCAGACCCGAGCGTCTCCGGGTTCGGGGCGCAGACGGGACGCTTTTACTCCCCGGCTCCGCTCAGTAACTGTTTCAGCAGCGTTCGGCCGCCCACCAGGACAGACATGTCCAGGACGGGACAGACTTATGGGCCGACAGGGGCAGATGGATATTCACCCAGCAGTAAAGAGGTCTACACGGGCAACTCGGACGGTTTCCACGCGCATTTTCAACACGGGTACCCGCGCGCGCCGCTGTATTCCTTACCTGGTCTACAGGTGTGCGGGAAAACCCAGGTCCTCCTGAATAACTACCCGCTTTGGGCCAAGTTTCACAAATACCAGACTGAGATGATCATTACAAAACAGGGAAG ACGGATGTTCCCCTTCTTGAGCTTCAACATCTCGGCCCTGGAGGCCTCGGCTCACTACAACGTGTACGTGGACGTGGTTCTGGCTGACCAGCACCACTGGCGGTACCAGGGCGGCAAGTGGGTGCAGTGCGGAAAAGCGGAAGGCAACATGCCAG GAAACAGGACGTATATGCATCCTGACTCCCCCAACACTGGAAACCACTGGATGAGGCAGGAGGTCTCGTTTGGCAAGTTGAAACTCACCAACAACAAGGGCAGCTCCAACAACGTGGCACAG ATGATAGTGCTACAGTCTCTCCATAAGTACCAGCCCCGCCTGCATATAGTTGAGGTGAAGGAGGATGGAACGGAAGACCCCTTCCTCAGCTCTAAAGCACAGACCTTCACCTTCCCCGAGACTCAGTTCATTGCCGTCACGGCCTACCAAAATGCAGAC ATCACTCAGCTGAAAATTGACCATAACCCTTTCGCAAAAGGTTTCAGAGACAATTATGACAC ACTCTACGCTCCGCCCGACGCAGACCGGCTCACACCGTCCCCGACGGAGGGCCAGCCGCTAATGTCAGGCGGCTGCTACCCTCACCAGCCTTACCTGCCCGAGCAGTACATGGGTCCACTCCAACACAGCCGCTTCTACGCCCGTGAGCCTGCCAGCATGGCCCAGCAGGGCCCCAAGGAGCCAGCCGCCGGCCCACACGGCCGCTGGTACCTACCCGGCCAGCAGGGGGTGCCCTCCAACCGCCTGGATTTTAACTCTTTCGAGGGCGACTACCCCGCCAACAACCTGTACAAGCCCTTCCCCCTGCAGACGTCGCCACACCACCCGCTGAGCTATTACCCCGACGGGCCCTTCGCCACCGGCCCCGTATCCAGCGCCAGTCCGGCCACCTGGAGCCCGAGCAGGCCCTCGCCGCAGTACCTCGGGCACCCCCACCCCGGGAAAGCGCCGGCCGGCCTCGGCTGGTTCCGCCCCATGTCCTCGCCGGCCGTGGCCTCCTCCCCCGCGGGGGCGAACCCTCACCTGCACCCCCCGTCCCTCCTGGAGCCCCTGCGGCTGCCCCTCCTCCAGGACAAGACGAAGGAGGCGACGGAGGAGACGTGGGTGGAGGCGCCCTCGGTCAAATCGGTGGACTCCACCGACTCGGGCCTGTTTGAGAGCGGCGAGAGCAAGAAGAGGCGCGTGTCGCCCTACGCCTCCAGCACGGAGAACTCTCCGCCCAACCGCAGCAGCGAGGCTCTCGAGAAGGACAGCAGCAGCGACGCGGGCTACTACGGCTTCTACGCCCACTGA